A single window of Micrococcaceae bacterium Sec5.1 DNA harbors:
- a CDS encoding type B 50S ribosomal protein L31, whose amino-acid sequence MKSDIHPKYEAVVFNDLASGTKFLTKSTVSSSKTIEWEDGNTYPVIDVEISSESHPFYTGKQRIMDSAGRVERFNARFKGFGGTK is encoded by the coding sequence ATGAAGTCTGATATCCACCCGAAGTACGAAGCTGTTGTTTTCAACGACCTGGCTTCCGGCACGAAGTTCCTGACCAAGTCGACTGTGTCTTCCTCGAAGACCATCGAATGGGAAGATGGAAACACCTACCCGGTTATCGACGTCGAAATCTCTTCGGAGTCCCACCCGTTCTACACGGGCAAGCAGCGCATCATGGACTCCGCTGGCCGCGTCGAGCGCTTCAACGCTCGCTTCAAGGGCTTCGGCGGCACGAAGTAA
- a CDS encoding sulfite exporter TauE/SafE family protein, giving the protein MEILSSVLVFFAGLWAGTINAVVGSGTLVTFPVLIALGVTPVVASMSNAMGLVAGTAAGAWGYRQELAGRGRQLLKLLPASLLGGITGAWLLLHLPDKVFHYVAPVLLVLALLMVVFQPRLQASVRNREENPEHALRDRSHGILLVVLVYLAGVYGGYFVAAQGILLVGILGVFLTGTMQNANAMKNILVLGVNMVAAVSYLIFAFDRINWLVVLLIGVSSTIGGLVGSKVGRKLSPRVLRAIIFTLGIVALVVMIANLLK; this is encoded by the coding sequence GTGGAGATTCTTAGCAGCGTCCTGGTCTTTTTCGCGGGCTTGTGGGCCGGCACCATTAATGCGGTAGTCGGCTCCGGCACCCTCGTGACTTTTCCAGTGCTCATTGCGCTGGGCGTAACCCCGGTGGTTGCCTCCATGAGCAACGCCATGGGCCTGGTGGCCGGAACTGCGGCCGGAGCATGGGGATATCGCCAGGAACTCGCGGGCCGCGGCAGGCAGTTGCTGAAGCTGCTGCCGGCTTCACTTCTGGGCGGCATCACTGGCGCATGGTTGTTGCTGCACCTTCCGGACAAGGTGTTCCATTACGTCGCCCCCGTCCTGTTGGTACTGGCGCTGCTGATGGTGGTGTTCCAGCCTCGACTCCAGGCCTCAGTGCGAAACCGTGAAGAGAACCCGGAGCATGCCCTCAGGGACCGGAGCCACGGCATCCTCCTCGTGGTCCTGGTTTACCTCGCCGGGGTATACGGCGGCTACTTCGTAGCGGCCCAAGGGATTTTGCTCGTAGGAATATTGGGCGTGTTCCTCACTGGGACCATGCAGAACGCCAACGCCATGAAGAACATCCTCGTGCTCGGCGTTAACATGGTGGCCGCTGTGTCCTACCTGATCTTTGCCTTCGATCGCATTAATTGGCTCGTGGTCCTGCTTATCGGCGTGAGCTCAACCATTGGAGGCCTGGTTGGATCAAAGGTTGGCCGCAAGCTTTCCCCGCGCGTTTTGCGTGCGATTATCTTCACCCTTGGCATCGTGGCCCTCGTCGTCATGATCGCCAACCTGCTGAAATAA
- the serB gene encoding phosphoserine phosphatase SerB produces MTSNLAAVSYGVNLSPESLDNVRKVLADAGAAVSSESHSGDDRFGVHTAGFAVDAITPAELSAIRRRVAEAANAGVDTAIVPEALRQAPRKLLIMDVDSTLIQQEVIELLAAYAGKRDEVAAVTEAAMRGELDFAQSLYARVEVLAGLPAAVVDSVRAEVRLSLGAAELVAAFKEAGHVVAVVSGGFNQILGPIAEELGLDYWIANELEIVDGALTGRVLGDVIDRAAKEKYLREWAAAEGIDLEHTIAVGDGANDLDMLGTAGIGVAFNAKPAVRAAADAVINMPYLDAVRHIANV; encoded by the coding sequence ATGACTTCGAACTTGGCTGCGGTCAGCTATGGCGTGAATTTGTCCCCTGAATCGCTTGATAACGTGCGCAAAGTGCTGGCTGATGCCGGTGCCGCAGTGTCATCGGAATCACATTCCGGGGACGACCGCTTCGGTGTTCACACGGCCGGTTTCGCCGTTGATGCAATCACACCTGCAGAACTAAGTGCTATTCGACGGCGGGTGGCTGAGGCCGCGAATGCCGGAGTAGATACTGCGATCGTTCCGGAGGCCCTTCGCCAGGCTCCCAGGAAGCTCCTCATCATGGATGTGGATTCCACGCTGATCCAGCAGGAAGTCATCGAGTTGCTGGCAGCGTATGCGGGCAAGCGCGACGAAGTTGCAGCTGTTACCGAAGCAGCCATGCGTGGGGAGCTGGATTTTGCCCAGAGCCTCTACGCCCGCGTTGAAGTGCTCGCAGGGCTGCCTGCCGCCGTCGTCGATTCTGTACGCGCGGAAGTGCGCCTCAGCCTTGGTGCAGCAGAACTGGTGGCCGCGTTCAAGGAGGCAGGCCACGTGGTGGCTGTTGTTTCCGGCGGCTTCAACCAGATCCTGGGGCCCATCGCTGAAGAACTCGGCCTGGACTACTGGATTGCCAACGAGTTGGAAATCGTCGATGGCGCTTTGACGGGCAGGGTGCTGGGCGACGTGATTGATCGCGCGGCCAAGGAGAAGTACCTGCGTGAGTGGGCAGCCGCTGAGGGGATCGACCTTGAGCACACCATTGCTGTGGGCGACGGCGCCAACGACCTCGACATGCTGGGGACGGCCGGAATTGGCGTTGCCTTCAACGCCAAACCGGCCGTCCGTGCAGCGGCAGACGCCGTCATCAACATGCCGTACCTTGATGCGGTGCGGCACATCGCCAACGTCTGA
- a CDS encoding RNA methyltransferase translates to MTFHYLESADDPRVTDYTTLTDVHLRKLREPKEGMYIAESSKVLRRALAAGHQPRSFFLAEKWLEDLDDVFRAYPDVPVFIGKAKLLEEITGFHLHRGAMAAMHRPEPVPLTELLAGARRIAVLEDIVDHTNVGAIFRSAAALGMDAVLVSPRCGDPLYRRSVRVSMGTVFQVPWARLESWPGDLERLKEQGFTVVAMELTDDAVDLDELAARNIPKLALVLGTEGAGMSAETLAAVDLAVKIPMRTGVDSLNVASASAVAFWELRPQD, encoded by the coding sequence GTGACGTTCCACTACCTTGAGTCCGCGGATGATCCCCGCGTGACCGACTACACCACCCTGACCGATGTGCACCTTCGCAAGCTCCGCGAGCCTAAAGAAGGCATGTACATCGCCGAATCCTCCAAGGTTCTTCGTCGGGCGCTGGCAGCAGGTCATCAGCCACGTTCCTTCTTCCTGGCTGAGAAGTGGCTGGAAGACCTCGACGACGTTTTCCGGGCCTATCCCGACGTTCCGGTCTTCATCGGCAAGGCCAAGCTGCTGGAAGAAATCACGGGATTCCACCTGCACCGCGGAGCGATGGCAGCCATGCACCGTCCGGAACCCGTGCCGCTCACGGAGCTGCTGGCCGGTGCCCGCCGGATTGCCGTACTGGAAGACATCGTGGACCACACCAACGTCGGCGCCATCTTCCGTTCAGCTGCCGCCTTGGGAATGGACGCCGTGCTTGTTTCGCCGCGCTGCGGGGACCCGCTGTATCGCCGGAGCGTCCGGGTCAGTATGGGAACGGTCTTCCAGGTTCCCTGGGCACGTCTGGAAAGCTGGCCGGGCGACCTCGAAAGGCTCAAGGAACAGGGCTTCACAGTTGTCGCTATGGAATTGACCGATGACGCTGTTGACCTTGACGAACTCGCTGCCCGCAACATCCCCAAACTCGCTCTGGTACTTGGCACGGAAGGTGCCGGAATGAGCGCAGAGACGCTGGCCGCCGTCGACCTCGCCGTCAAGATTCCGATGCGCACCGGTGTCGATTCACTGAACGTCGCATCCGCCTCGGCAGTGGCGTTCTGGGAGCTTCGCCCGCAGGACTGA
- a CDS encoding ABC transporter ATP-binding protein gives MSDVLELASVSVVRGKKTLLDKVDWQVNEGERWVILGPNGAGKTTLLQIAAARMHPSSGRAGILDETLGRVDVFELRPRIGLSSAALATQIPEHENVLNVVVTAAYGVTGRWREGYERDDERRAFGLLNDWGMGPLLNRTFATLSEGERKRVQIARALMTDPELLLLDEPAAGLDLGGREELVHKLGELAKDEAAPAMVLVTHHLEEVPPGFTHAMLLREGGVVAAGAIKDVLTDEHLSNTFGLALDVTENAGRYTATARR, from the coding sequence ATGAGTGATGTTCTGGAATTGGCTTCCGTCAGCGTTGTCCGAGGCAAGAAGACCCTGCTGGACAAGGTTGACTGGCAGGTCAACGAAGGCGAACGCTGGGTCATTCTTGGCCCCAACGGCGCAGGCAAAACCACACTTCTCCAGATTGCTGCAGCACGCATGCACCCGTCCAGCGGAAGGGCAGGGATCCTTGACGAAACCCTGGGCCGGGTGGACGTCTTTGAACTGCGCCCCCGGATTGGCCTTTCCTCGGCAGCACTCGCTACCCAGATTCCGGAACACGAGAACGTCCTCAATGTCGTAGTTACCGCGGCCTATGGCGTCACGGGCCGCTGGCGTGAAGGATACGAGCGCGACGACGAGCGTCGCGCCTTTGGCCTTCTGAACGACTGGGGGATGGGCCCGCTGCTCAACCGCACGTTTGCCACTCTCTCCGAAGGTGAGCGGAAGCGGGTGCAGATCGCGCGCGCACTCATGACCGATCCCGAACTCCTGCTCCTGGATGAACCGGCGGCCGGACTGGACCTCGGGGGGCGCGAAGAGCTAGTGCACAAACTTGGTGAACTGGCCAAGGACGAGGCGGCTCCCGCGATGGTCCTGGTTACCCACCACCTCGAAGAAGTTCCCCCGGGATTCACCCACGCAATGCTGCTGCGCGAAGGTGGAGTAGTGGCAGCTGGTGCCATCAAGGACGTTCTCACGGACGAACACCTGAGCAACACCTTCGGCCTTGCCCTGGACGTCACGGAAAACGCCGGCCGCTACACCGCAACCGCACGCCGCTAG